A single region of the Ficedula albicollis isolate OC2 chromosome 11, FicAlb1.5, whole genome shotgun sequence genome encodes:
- the LOC101814420 gene encoding cytochrome b5 type B, producing the protein HPQCLSASSPWLTWTLLFQHPGGEEVLLEQAGRDATESFEDVGHSTDAREMLKQYYIGEVHPNDRGKEGSKNPSRTSSGQTSFWSTWLIPIFGALVLGLMYRYYMVDGKSS; encoded by the exons CATCCTCAGTGCCTTTCTGCATCCAGCCCTTGGCTCACGTGGACTCTTCTCTTCCAGCACCCAGGTGGAGAAGAGGTGTTGCTTGAACAAGCTGGCAGAGATGCCACTGAGAGCTTTGAAGATGTGGGGCATTCCACAGATGCCAGGGAAATGCTGAAGCAGTACTACATCGGAGAGGTTCACCCG AACGATCGTGGAAAGGAAGGTTCTAAG aATCCAAGTAGGACATCCTCAGGCCAAACAAG TTTCTGGTCGACATGGCTGATCCCCATCTTTGGAGCACTGGTCTTAGGTTTAATGTATCGCTATTACATGGTGGATGGGAAAAGCTCCTGA